A genomic segment from Hyalangium gracile encodes:
- a CDS encoding serine/threonine-protein kinase — translation MPDALVGQHLGEYVVRRHIGSGGMGLVYEGEHLTIGRKVAIKLIREEHSQGPQARGLLAEARAASAIRHHGIIDIFGIGQQPGVGQYLVMEYLEGIPLSELLRARVSLPLAEALALLCQVLDALSAAHAVGVIHRDLKPSNIFVARQSDGTESIKVLDFGLAKRSATPQGTSPQTHSDVVVGTPQYMSPEQALCEDVGPQTDLYAVGVIAFELLTGQRPFTGRSPMEIVAHHLRTAPPAPSLFVELPSEVDALILQLLAKEPRQRPGSASEVARKLRGMLLTRDGSSLSSGMRGSQVSALLEAPPAETPALPPTATLQSPAGMPGPMVTPLPASPRRGTLWQRGAVAGGVLTLVLGVGAVMARGPRQPAPINPAPPPVVQPETSTSVARPVVHVPSVEPEPIQAPVPVPPAPATRRKKALVAPPPAAPPIVTAQATPVDPEPAAPEPAALPVATGTLHLVMRGSWADVWVDGQKLGRVPPLHSYTLSSGEHSLELRNPAFATYRRTLVIPSGGKLQHVADLSAEAQSVSP, via the coding sequence GTGCCCGACGCCCTGGTGGGCCAGCACCTCGGCGAGTACGTGGTGCGCCGGCACATCGGCAGCGGCGGCATGGGCCTGGTCTACGAGGGTGAGCACCTGACGATCGGCCGCAAGGTCGCCATCAAGCTCATCCGCGAGGAGCACTCCCAGGGGCCCCAGGCCCGCGGGCTGCTGGCTGAGGCTCGCGCCGCCAGCGCCATCCGTCATCACGGCATCATCGACATCTTCGGCATCGGCCAGCAGCCGGGCGTCGGCCAGTATCTCGTCATGGAGTATCTCGAGGGCATTCCCCTCAGCGAGCTGCTCCGGGCGCGCGTGTCCCTGCCCCTCGCCGAGGCCCTGGCGCTGCTCTGCCAGGTCCTCGACGCGCTCTCCGCCGCGCACGCCGTGGGGGTCATCCATCGGGACCTCAAGCCGAGCAATATCTTCGTGGCCCGGCAGTCCGATGGGACCGAGTCCATCAAGGTGCTCGACTTCGGGCTCGCCAAGCGCAGTGCGACGCCCCAGGGCACCTCTCCCCAGACGCACTCGGACGTGGTTGTCGGCACTCCTCAGTACATGTCGCCAGAGCAGGCCCTGTGCGAGGACGTGGGGCCCCAGACTGATTTGTATGCGGTGGGTGTCATTGCTTTCGAGCTGCTCACCGGGCAGCGGCCCTTCACCGGCCGCTCTCCCATGGAGATCGTCGCGCACCATCTGAGGACGGCGCCGCCCGCTCCCTCGTTGTTCGTGGAGCTGCCCTCCGAAGTGGATGCCCTCATCCTCCAACTTCTCGCCAAGGAGCCCCGGCAGCGTCCAGGCTCGGCCAGCGAGGTGGCGCGCAAGCTCAGGGGCATGCTCCTGACGCGGGACGGCTCCAGCCTGTCCTCGGGGATGCGTGGTTCCCAGGTGTCCGCCCTCCTCGAGGCTCCACCGGCCGAGACACCCGCTCTGCCTCCCACCGCGACCCTGCAATCACCCGCGGGCATGCCGGGCCCCATGGTCACGCCGCTCCCAGCGTCTCCCAGGCGCGGCACGCTCTGGCAGCGGGGCGCGGTGGCAGGCGGCGTCCTGACCCTGGTCCTCGGGGTAGGCGCGGTCATGGCTCGCGGGCCCAGGCAGCCTGCCCCCATCAACCCCGCGCCGCCACCCGTGGTCCAGCCCGAGACGAGCACCTCCGTTGCCAGGCCGGTGGTTCATGTGCCGAGCGTCGAGCCTGAGCCGATTCAGGCTCCCGTCCCTGTGCCCCCGGCGCCAGCCACGCGCCGCAAGAAGGCGCTCGTGGCTCCTCCGCCTGCTGCTCCTCCTATCGTCACTGCCCAGGCAACTCCCGTGGATCCCGAGCCCGCTGCGCCCGAGCCCGCTGCGCTGCCCGTGGCCACCGGTACCCTCCATCTGGTGATGAGAGGGAGCTGGGCGGATGTCTGGGTGGATGGGCAGAAGCTCGGGCGTGTGCCCCCTCTGCACAGCTACACGCTGAGCTCGGGCGAGCATTCGCTCGAGCTTCGCAACCCGGCCTTCGCGACCTATCGGAGAACACTCGTCATCCCCTCTGGCGGCAAGCTTCAGCACGTGGCGGACCTGAGCGCCGAGGCTCAGTCCGTCTCGCCATGA
- a CDS encoding tetratricopeptide repeat protein: MKLRPGLWLLVALLLVSGAAWAQTTGIEHYEYGDFEAAARLFEQELATSHLPPARRALTRMYLAASLYALGQVEEARKPLEALAREHPEERVDPVRFPPELVVLAELIRQQVESEQRQLAAREAELQQAREEERRRAAKAASIELRPEVLGLIEALDRQWTVGAGFAFRRKSLEGSVRVMLGDPPVFQLQGGVLPGQGDFRPFLGLRASLLPGIDTYGAGPVVGGRIALPAGLVGVVDFGADYFFTRPNSRYRFAVTAQAGLGFSLPVP; this comes from the coding sequence ATGAAGCTCCGGCCTGGGCTGTGGCTGCTGGTGGCGCTCCTGCTCGTGTCCGGGGCCGCCTGGGCGCAGACGACAGGCATCGAGCACTACGAGTACGGAGACTTCGAGGCAGCGGCCCGGCTCTTCGAGCAGGAGCTGGCCACTTCCCACCTGCCCCCAGCGCGTCGGGCGCTGACCCGGATGTACCTGGCCGCCTCGTTGTACGCCCTGGGCCAGGTGGAGGAGGCTCGGAAACCGCTCGAGGCGCTGGCGCGCGAGCACCCCGAGGAGAGGGTGGATCCCGTGCGCTTCCCGCCAGAGCTGGTCGTGCTCGCCGAGCTCATCCGCCAGCAGGTCGAGTCCGAGCAGCGGCAGCTCGCGGCGCGAGAGGCCGAGCTTCAACAGGCGCGAGAGGAGGAGCGGCGTCGTGCCGCCAAGGCCGCTTCCATCGAGCTGAGGCCCGAGGTGCTCGGCCTCATTGAGGCCCTGGATCGGCAATGGACCGTGGGAGCAGGGTTCGCCTTCCGGCGCAAGTCCCTGGAGGGCAGTGTCCGCGTCATGCTGGGTGATCCGCCGGTCTTCCAGCTCCAAGGCGGAGTGCTGCCAGGCCAGGGCGATTTCAGGCCCTTCCTGGGCCTACGCGCCAGCCTGCTTCCTGGGATCGATACCTATGGCGCGGGGCCCGTGGTGGGGGGCCGTATCGCACTGCCAGCGGGTCTCGTGGGCGTGGTAGATTTCGGAGCCGACTACTTCTTCACCCGCCCGAATAGTCGCTACCGCTTCGCCGTCACAGCCCAGGCGGGGCTCGGTTTCTCTCTACCCGTGCCGTGA
- a CDS encoding LamG-like jellyroll fold domain-containing protein, with protein MLFAREAARIRAALGDRALMIEHAGSTSVPGLMAKPIIDIIVAVANSADESTYVPALEAAGHGKKLPGSSCPLVGTCRRSSSPREDRDGRFPSRPSGRWHGGCSGTAASPYHADLLKGFLDMPFLARSFSDWKPLCLALTAAALLVLPGTSLAAATCAELRKQDPSAGDGTYPLTLGGRSVSVYCHDMAGTPREFLALPRTGSTTNYSHYGEGANTSPGGQTTWFTRARLDPAMLALLVDDVTFSTTQGWVKFGDILSDARPLASAGDCVADNSQRGHANVDLTGTPFDIVPGQFVLAGSGAAGSATFSGSQSVNLEGGGYCGGMGVLGGLLRLNWRSAVAPAPELVHNYRFTTSAEDSVGGAHGTLEGGARITQGEVALNGEDAYVSLPISGTLATLHDATFEAWVRWDTLEPKTTTTLFDFRTNGSGMLLLVHADSTSLFVISSSMEKVSVESLNRSFPKGVLTHVVVTIDSREELTRLYVNGLEVGRKASKSTPADLGAYLGNYLGHPWQLGGPFKGAFSEFRIYRTVLSPSLIAAHFNAGAAPRELETSFSDRPANPTNEDSAPFVFSANGTGLRYLCSLDEATFQPCTSPFIPQSLPEGSHTFRVQARDSVGNVESSPKEFSWRVDKTPPETSFASTPELETRQRVPSFMFSSNEPRSTFECSLDQAPFTECPGVFPAMADGDHQLVVRARDEASNVDPDAARYSWRVDNVAPLEPVVEEPAAGQKLFTDRPRFFGTAEPGATVSLFVDGVEAGSARADERGVWWSQPGSPLPWGEHRATALATDKAGNTSDLLSAVPFSTSRRSAYGLGCSTHASSWQGSWPWALLLLGLLRPRSRPFHGGSLH; from the coding sequence GTGCTGTTCGCGCGAGAGGCGGCGAGGATCCGCGCGGCGCTGGGGGACCGAGCGCTGATGATCGAGCACGCCGGCTCGACGTCGGTCCCCGGGCTGATGGCGAAGCCCATCATCGACATCATCGTCGCCGTGGCGAACTCCGCCGATGAGTCGACCTATGTCCCCGCGCTGGAGGCCGCTGGCCACGGCAAGAAGTTGCCGGGGAGTAGCTGCCCGCTGGTAGGAACTTGCCGCCGAAGCTCGAGTCCCCGGGAGGACCGTGACGGCCGCTTCCCAAGCAGGCCCTCGGGTCGCTGGCATGGAGGATGCTCTGGAACGGCGGCAAGCCCGTATCATGCGGACCTGCTCAAAGGATTCCTCGACATGCCATTCCTGGCTCGCTCCTTCTCCGACTGGAAGCCGCTATGTCTGGCATTGACCGCCGCGGCCTTGCTGGTGCTGCCTGGCACCAGCCTCGCCGCTGCCACCTGTGCCGAGCTTCGCAAGCAGGACCCCTCGGCTGGAGATGGCACCTACCCCCTCACGCTCGGCGGCCGGTCGGTGTCCGTGTACTGCCATGACATGGCTGGCACGCCTCGGGAGTTTCTCGCCCTGCCCAGGACGGGCAGCACCACCAACTACTCCCATTACGGCGAGGGGGCGAACACGTCTCCTGGCGGGCAGACGACGTGGTTCACCCGGGCGCGCCTCGATCCCGCGATGCTCGCGCTCCTGGTGGATGACGTCACCTTCTCCACGACCCAGGGCTGGGTGAAGTTCGGAGATATCTTGAGTGACGCCCGCCCGCTGGCGAGCGCGGGGGACTGTGTGGCCGACAACTCCCAGCGCGGTCACGCCAACGTCGACCTGACGGGCACCCCCTTCGACATCGTTCCCGGGCAGTTCGTGCTCGCGGGATCTGGAGCGGCGGGCTCGGCCACCTTCAGCGGCAGCCAGAGCGTCAACCTCGAGGGAGGGGGGTACTGCGGTGGCATGGGCGTCCTCGGCGGTCTCCTGCGGCTCAACTGGCGATCCGCCGTGGCGCCCGCTCCAGAGCTGGTCCACAACTATCGCTTCACCACCAGCGCGGAAGACTCGGTGGGCGGCGCGCATGGCACGCTCGAGGGGGGCGCCAGAATCACCCAGGGCGAGGTGGCCCTGAATGGAGAGGACGCCTACGTGAGCCTGCCCATCAGCGGCACCCTGGCCACCCTCCATGACGCGACCTTCGAAGCCTGGGTGAGGTGGGACACTCTCGAGCCGAAGACCACGACCACCCTCTTCGACTTCAGGACCAACGGGAGCGGCATGTTGCTGCTGGTGCACGCGGACTCCACGTCCCTCTTCGTCATCTCTTCCTCCATGGAAAAGGTGAGTGTGGAATCGCTCAACCGCTCGTTCCCGAAGGGAGTGCTCACCCATGTGGTGGTGACCATCGACTCCAGGGAAGAGCTCACTCGCTTGTACGTCAATGGCCTGGAGGTGGGGCGGAAGGCCTCGAAGTCCACTCCGGCCGATCTGGGCGCCTACCTGGGCAATTACCTGGGCCACCCATGGCAGCTGGGCGGCCCCTTCAAGGGCGCCTTCTCGGAGTTCCGCATCTACCGGACGGTCCTGTCGCCGAGCCTCATCGCCGCCCACTTCAACGCGGGAGCCGCCCCCCGGGAGCTGGAGACGAGCTTCAGTGATCGGCCGGCCAACCCCACCAACGAGGACAGCGCTCCATTCGTGTTCAGCGCCAACGGGACGGGGCTCCGCTACCTGTGCAGCCTGGATGAGGCCACCTTCCAGCCCTGCACCTCGCCGTTCATCCCCCAGTCTCTTCCCGAAGGCAGCCATACCTTTCGTGTGCAGGCTCGCGATTCGGTGGGCAACGTGGAGAGCTCGCCCAAGGAGTTCTCCTGGAGGGTGGACAAGACACCGCCCGAGACGAGCTTCGCCTCGACTCCCGAGCTGGAGACCCGCCAGCGAGTGCCCTCCTTCATGTTCTCCTCCAACGAGCCGCGCTCCACCTTCGAGTGCAGCCTCGACCAGGCCCCCTTCACCGAGTGTCCTGGCGTCTTCCCCGCGATGGCCGATGGTGACCACCAGCTCGTCGTCCGGGCGCGCGATGAGGCCAGCAACGTGGACCCCGACGCCGCCCGCTATTCCTGGAGGGTGGATAACGTGGCGCCCCTGGAGCCCGTCGTCGAGGAGCCTGCCGCCGGCCAGAAACTCTTCACGGACAGGCCACGCTTCTTCGGTACGGCGGAGCCGGGCGCGACGGTGTCCCTCTTTGTCGACGGCGTCGAAGCTGGCTCGGCTCGAGCCGATGAGCGAGGCGTCTGGTGGAGCCAACCCGGGTCGCCGCTCCCCTGGGGCGAGCACCGCGCCACGGCGCTGGCCACCGACAAGGCGGGCAATACCAGCGACCTTCTCTCCGCCGTGCCCTTCTCCACCTCCCGGCGCAGCGCCTACGGCCTGGGGTGTTCCACCCACGCCTCCTCCTGGCAGGGCTCCTGGCCATGGGCCCTGTTGCTGCTCGGGCTGCTGCGCCCGCGCTCCCGTCCGTTCCATGGAGGGTCGTTACATTGA
- a CDS encoding FmdB family zinc ribbon protein, with the protein MPLYEYRCQGCSKKFEALVRGDDRARCPSCQGESLEKLFSVFAVNASGAEPAPKMAAGPCGSCGDPRGPGSCALN; encoded by the coding sequence ATGCCGCTGTACGAGTATCGCTGCCAGGGTTGCTCCAAGAAGTTCGAGGCGCTGGTGCGCGGGGATGACCGCGCCCGGTGCCCGTCCTGCCAGGGCGAGTCGTTGGAGAAGCTCTTCTCCGTCTTCGCCGTGAACGCCTCGGGCGCCGAGCCGGCGCCGAAGATGGCCGCGGGGCCCTGCGGCTCATGTGGAGACCCGCGCGGCCCCGGCTCCTGCGCGCTAAATTGA